Genomic window (Capsicum annuum cultivar UCD-10X-F1 chromosome 10, UCD10Xv1.1, whole genome shotgun sequence):
gttTTTTATAGTGGATttaaatatgaaatcttaaatCTCTAAGTTTTTGGAAATAAAatgaacatattaaaaaattaaatgaaaagtaTAATAAGTCACAATAAgtgataattttaaattattcataaaaatcatgatgaaaaaaataatctactatcaaaattaaaaaaaatggcaCATAAAATCGGAACGAGAGAATACAATATATACCTTCTTTTAGTTCTTGAACTTTGAGCATGTAAAGTACAATTAGTTATTGAACCATTTAGAGACGACAGAGGTCTCTTAGGCTGAATTGGTTTTGTATTAGTAAGCTGATGAagatgttgttgttgctgctgctgcgACGATGGTGGTAGATCTTGTAGTCGTCCAAGAACAGAGATAGGTGATATAGGTAATCCCCTCCGTGGTGATGAAATGGTTAAACTTTCTGATGCAGTAAAGAAGGGCTTGCACAATTCATGCGACTCTTCGAAATCAGTAGCACTATTTGTGGTCAATATTCTTTGCTCTAGCAGATCtttaaagcaaaataaagagttgttgttgttatcatttGGTCTTGGTTGGAAGCTGCATAAATAATGAATATTGTTTGTGGGATTGCAAGAAGTGGTGGTAGAGCCCCTCTGCAATGTCATTTGATCATTATCAAATTGACGATAATCTTTTTCTATTCGTAAAGATTTCATCAGAGCACCGTCTACTTTTAATATACCATGAACTAGATCACAATCATTCGTTGTGGTGCTGGCGGTGTTAGCGGGGGTGCAACTTCTGACCACGGCATGTAGATCCCAATCTTCTTCCATATTATGTTCTTGATATGCTTTATCCTTGACTATTCTTTTAGAGAGAAGAAATGGAGAAAGAGATGAAGACAAAAGAGGGCGCTGACTTTTTGATGTGTGAGAGAGGGAGGAGGGAGAACGGAGGGGTGTAAATGAGTGGGATTGGGATACAATTATTATTTTCTCCGTTTTAtaataagtaaattattaaagtattttttatgttttaaaataaatgaatggtTTACAATTTAAGgtaggtgttaaaattttttttcaaatttatcgtCCATTAAATATGCATTGGGAGTGATGTATCATGTGTCTTTACTTTTTGAggagataaaaatgaaaaaatatgataaatttatgtttttgcttttttcttaatatgtgtgctaaaatccaacaattaacttattgtgaaatggagggagtattatttatagtagccgccatgaaaattaaaatttttcggagttgagttgaagttagagttgaaatttgagttggagttgtgtttgaccatatcttttttgattttttttttacttttgaaaaaaaaattttaaatatgattttatgcccaaatttttacaaactatcaaaatcaccaaactaaaatttacctactaacggaaaaagaacacaattagccacttttataaaaataattatatatatatagtcatatttaatgaatttcaattataacATATATAGTTTTTACATTAATaaccgttttctcatatttgaaaattttaaatatagatgttatattaacagattactgcttcctattttttaggtaacaaatattatctttcaaacaaatttatttttttaggaatttatttaatttattttctttatttttcgttcttaaaaaataggaaatgatgagttgttattaaattttagggtgctgctaatttatttctttaattttcttatacatgaaagattttattgtgtgtgaataaattatttctatgtaaacatactttgtatatttatggtatattatatcatataccataaatatataaatatgcttagtatgtttctttatactttgtatatttatatatgtgcgtatatgatataaacttcatatataacatactttgtatatttatgttataaatataatacttcatatatttatggatataaatataatattttgtgtaTAAAGATACCAAGTATTATGGTATATAAAGATAGCAGTTGCAATTTAAGGTTTAAATTTGTTAAATTGgacatttttttttatgaaaaatatgtataaccgatttatatttttagcatatatatggtataaactatttatatttgaataatataataaagatgtacacaatataatatatatatataatcaaattaaaaatgagaataatttgtggCAATAGTAAACTAAtctgctacaactttattaattccataaatatagaaaacgattatccattattaattacaCGACTATAATTCCTTAAAAGTCCGTATCACAATAGAAAAATTACGAttgttattatattatagtaGTTAGGATcatttactgtgtgtgaataaatcatttctatgtaaaacatactttgcatatttatggtattttataacatataccataaatatataaatatgcttagtatgtttctttatacttcgtatatttatatatgtgtgtatatggtataaacttcatatataacatactttatatatttatgttataaatagagaaaatacccaaatacccaattacccccctgaactatacctaAAAAGgttgtgacacacctcaacttaaaaggggtcctattacccccctgaactaattaaaattataatttttacacccttagtgcctatgtggctcacacatgtgcctacgtggcacacacgtgtgcctacgtagACACTTCAGTGTATtgtgccatgtaggcactaagggtgtcaaaatgtaatgcctcgattttctaaatcgaaacgctacacagtgcttatgacccctaAGGACCATatactaacccatgactgatatctacacCTGTACACtgtaatatataacgtaatactgcagaaaacatgaacaataggccataaggttcaactgcatagaatatctgacaaatcataacatccatatggggtaacgaatagccaaaacaactgaaatctgaatcaaatctgaactaaatttgaaagcccTTAAAtcctgtctgaataaggagttgaaggaatatgtctccaactaactctgtctagtaaaactgaactgaaataataaataaaataaataatatcgtcctcgaatggatgaggactcactgcaactctgcgactagaatgatactgctactgctgatttggagctcgtatctgtggacctatggtgtaacgtgaaagaaagcaccatagcgcaaatacatcagtacaactaggagtactgagtatacgagtggggtaggctaaatgcaaaagggtttacatgcatggacgatgctaactgactgactgatatgaacttaagagtgcaaacatgcttACATAGTAACTGGAATTGTGAATACGTGATAATTAGATCTatacactaatacatggtttactgatatctaacatgaataacactggaatcatgataacatgggtggctgtgtctgacagtcctgaatctggtggaactacctgagtttcgtactgtaactgaattgactgtatgtgacagtcctggaagactaaaatctgaagaactatctaagttattttgctgagactgagactgaaactgtgggaggtagttgtttgaccgacattccccaataacgcatatagctaagttggggtccaatctctttctcgactaaaagggtgtcaataccgcgccactggtaaggacagctgcgagtaacccttagctggcaggtattcaaaatgataatggtgggaaccctacATTGatagattaagccacctcatcaactctaatctgacaggttaagatatcttaacctatgctgactacgtagttctgaaacacaaggatgattactaagaatcacaccctaaactggcaggtgagttcccatccttgggtccactcggtgctaacttctactcccatctgaagagactgaatgTGATTTAACTGAcagtacatggactgagtaactaacttccattgaatagtactactatctgagaattaactgagatcatctAAGTCACATGACcaactgatttctatagatcatggcttgattgagattatcgtgataacgtgacatggctctaggcacacaactatatttttcgggtaaaagtacccccaggactcgatgaaaggaaactaacacacatgactgacttgatcgtaagagtagagtccacaatttacaatatcataagtaggggatttcatactaaacatagttctcaacatcttatacatggaagggaaattcatacaacatgtatatacatGCATAGCTataatatcatggtcaatccatatcacaacaacaacgtaTATCACTCACATagaattcatgggaaatcataaagcatagagcatggacttgtcatttaagcactattaaatcatgggacatgaattctaccATCCTacgcatattatcaaacactttgcatgcattcttttagcttaagtgtgttcatgaatttcaccatattaagtcACATAAGGATCataggtttcaactaacaaacacatatacttcatgaaaacacctttagatatcatcttgaaacttaaacaacaatcatcaacatgtacatgctcatatcacaacaagacaatcacaaaataatatttaaaacatggttcttgatctctatgaatgaaatggacccatagatgaacactacgcatacctgactcaaggttcttgaagtttttgaacttgaaggatttgaaatcctttggttttttttgaagaagattgggtcttgttctttgaagattaaatttagagagaaaccctagtttttatttgtgaaataataatgagcaaaatgccTGAATGtggactcatctgggtatatataggcgagtggtaagtgaccaaaatacccttgttaaAACAACATGAAAATAAACTGCACATGACGTATGACGACCTGACTAATGGTCCGTCAGAAACTTGACAGTCCATCATTTTACCATCATACATAGACCAAAAATGGGGTTCACTAGATAAGAGTTGACGACCTGGATGACGGTCCATCAAAAAATTTGACGGTTCGTTAACTCGTCTGTCAATCCTTATCTAGAACGTGGCcctactgccttggctgtgacggtcaaagtggtggtccatcactagTTTGGAGGTCCGTCAACTTGGACGTCGTACCTGGGTATTTTggtcagttctgagtaaaacatccataacttcctcatttggtgttggatttggacaaaattggtatcgtt
Coding sequences:
- the LOC107845803 gene encoding WRKY transcription factor 22, whose translation is MEEDWDLHAVVRSCTPANTASTTTNDCDLVHGILKVDGALMKSLRIEKDYRQFDNDQMTLQRGSTTTSCNPTNNIHYLCSFQPRPNDNNNNSLFCFKDLLEQRILTTNSATDFEESHELCKPFFTASESLTISSPRRGLPISPISVLGRLQDLPPSSQQQQQQHLHQLTNTKPIQPKRPLSSLNGSITNCTLHAQSSRTKRRKNQLKKVCQVAADALSSDMWSWRKYGQKPIKGSPYPRGYYKCSTSKACLARKQVERNRSDPNMFIVTYTAEHNHPMPTHRNSLAGISRHKTANPNKPTSLSPATNSPAPENQESSRDDKEDIFEDDDDEFGKTEPDDDFFDGLDELVIQATGDSLPEKFSGTLQFPWLVNNAATTAAGGG